In Jaculus jaculus isolate mJacJac1 chromosome 4, mJacJac1.mat.Y.cur, whole genome shotgun sequence, a single genomic region encodes these proteins:
- the Irs1 gene encoding insulin receptor substrate 1: protein MASPPDADGFSDVRKVGYLRKPKSMHKRFFVLRAASEAGGPARLEYYENEKKWRHKSSAPKRSIPLESCFNINKRADSKNKHLVALYTRDEHFAIAADSEAEQDSWYQALLQLHNRAKSHHHDGAAGPGGGGGGSCSGSSGVGEAGEDLSFGDMAPGPAFKEVWQVILKPKGLGQTKNLIGIYRLCLTSKTISFVKLNSEAAAVVLQLMNIRRCGHSENFFFIEVGRSAVTGPGEFWMQVDDSVVAQNMHETILEAMRAMSDEFRPRSKSQSSSNCSNPISVPLRRHHLNNPPPSQVGLTRRSRTESITATSPASIVGGKPGSFRVRASSDGEGTMSRPASVDGSPVSPSTNRTHAHRHRGSSRLHPPLNHSRSIPMPSSRCSPSATSPVSLSSSSTSGHGSTSDCLFPRRSSASVSGSPSDGGFISSDEYGSSPCDFRSSYRSVTPDSLGHTPPARAEEELSNYICMGGKGPSTLTAPNGHFILSRGGNGHRYIPGSGLGTSPALVGDDATSGADLDNRFRKRTHSAGTSPTISHQKTPSQSSVASIEEYTEMTPAYPPGGGGGGRLPGYRHSAFVPTHSYPEEGLELHPLERRGGHHRADTSTLHTDDGYMPMSPGVAPVPNNRKGNGDYMPMSPKSVSAPQQIINPIRRHPQRVDPNGYMMMSPSGSCSPDIGGGSSGGSSVSVALSGSGYGKLWTNGVGGHHAHALPHAKPPAESSGGKLLPCTGDYMNMSPVGDSNTSSPSDCYCGPEDPQHKPVLSYYSLPRSFKHTQRPGEPEEGARHQHLRLSSSSGRLLYPAAAEDSSSSTSSDSLGGGYCATRPEPGLPHPHHHVLQPHGPRKVDTAAQTNSRLARPTRLSLGDPKASTLPRAREQQPLQQQVLVHPPEPKSPGEYVNIDFGSDQRGYLPGPMASHGPPSVRCPPQLQPAPREEETGTEEYMNMDLGPGRRTTWKESGAVETGRVGPAPPGAASVCRPTRAVPSGRGDYMTMQMGCPRQSYVETSPVTPISYADMRTGVATEEVSLPGATAAAPPPSSAASAPPTAPQEAAEIPGAHSSLLGGPQAPGGMSAFTRVNLSPNRNQSAKVIRADPQGCRRRHSSETFSSTPTATRVGNTVPCGAGAAGAGGGGSEDVKRHSCASFENVWLRPGELAGGPKETACGAAGGVENGLNYIDLDLVKDFKQRPQERPPQPQPPPPPAPHQPLGSSEGSAPSRSSDDLSTYASISFQKQPEDRQ, encoded by the coding sequence ATGGCGAGCCCTCCGGATGCCGACGGCTTCTCGGACGTGCGCAAGGTGGGCTACCTGCGCAAACCCAAGAGTATGCACAAGCGCTTCTTCGTGCTGCGGGCGGCCAGCGAGGCCGGGGGCCCCGCGCGCCTGGAGTACTACGAGAACGAGAAGAAGTGGCGGCACAAGTCGAGCGCCCCCAAACGCTCGATCCCCCTCGAGAGCTGCTTCAACATCAACAAGCGGGCCGACTCCAAGAACAAGCACCTGGTGGCCCTCTACACCCGGGACGAGCACTTTGCCATCGCGGCCGACAGCGAGGCCGAGCAAGACAGCTGGTACCAGGCTCTCCTGCAGCTGCACAACCGCGCCAAGAGCCACCACCACGATGGGGCCGCGGGCCCCGGGGGCGGAGGCGGCGGCAGCTGCAGCGGCAGCTCTGGCGTAGGTGAGGCCGGGGAGGACTTGAGCTTCGGAGACATGGCCCCGGGGCCTGCGTTCAAAGAGGTCTGGCAGGTGATCCTGAAACCCAAAGGCCTGGGTCAAACAAAGAACCTGATCGGCATCTACCGGCTCTGCCTGACCAGCAAGACCATCAGCTTCGTGAAGTTGAACTCGGAGGCGGCCGCGGTGGTGCTACAGCTGATGAACATCAGACGCTGCGGCCACTCAGAGAACTTCTTCTTCATCGAGGTAGGCCGTTCCGCAGTGACAGGGCCCGGGGAGTTCTGGATGCAGGTGGATGACTCTGTGGTGGCCCAGAACATGCACGAGACCATTCTGGAAGCCATGCGCGCCATGAGTGATGAGTTTCGTCCGCGCAGCAAGAGCCAGTCCTCATCCAACTGCTCCAATCCCATCAGTGTCCCCTTGCGCAGGCACCATCTCAACAACCCGCCGCCTAGCCAGGTGGGGCTGACCCGCAGGTCCCGGACGGAAAGCATCACCGCTACCTCCCCCGCCAGCATCGTAGGTGGGAAGCCAGGTTCCTTCCGCGTGCGCGCCTCCAGCGATGGCGAAGGTACCATGTCGCGCCCGGCCTCGGTGGATGGCAGCCCTGTGAGTCCCAGCACCAACAGGACCCACGCCCACCGGCATCGGGGCAGCTCCAGGCTGCACCCTCCACTCAACCACAGCCGCTCCATCCCAATGCCTTCTTCTCGCTGCTCCCCTTCAGCCACCAGCCCCGTGAGCCTGTCGTCCAGCAGCACCAGTGGTCACGGCTCCACCTCGGACTGTCTCTTCCCCAGGCGGTCTAGTGCTTCTGTGTCGGGTTCCCCCAGCGATGGCGGTTTCATCTCTTCCGACGAGTACGGTTCCAGTCCCTGCGATTTCCGGAGTTCCTACCGCAGTGTCACTCCAGATTCCCTGGGCCACACCCCGCCAGCACGAGCCGAGGAAGAGCTGAGCAACTACATCTGTATGGGCGGCAAGGGGCCCTCCACCCTGACCGCTCCCAATGGTCACTTCATTTTGTCCCGGGGTGGCAACGGCCACCGCTACATCCCGGGGTCTGGTTTGGGGACGAGCCCAGCCTTGGTGGGCGATGATGCTACCAGCGGGGCTGATCTAGATAATCGGTTCCGGAAGAGAACACACTCAGCTGGCACATCCCCTACCATTTCCCACCAGAAGACCCCCTCGCAGTCTTCAGTGGCTTCCATTGAGGAGTACACGGAGATGACACCAGCCTACCCGCCAGGAGGTGGCGGTGGAGGCCGGCTACCAGGCTACCGGCACTCTGCCTTCGTGCCCACCCATTCCTATCCAGAGGAGGGTCTAGAGCTGCACCCCCTGGAGCGCCGAGGGGGCCACCACCGTGCTGACACGTCCACCCTCCACACGGATGATGGCTACATGCCCATGTCCCCAGGGGTGGCTCCAGTGCCTAACAACCGGAAGGGCAATGGGGATTATATGCCCATGAGTCCGAAGAGTGTGTCTGCCCCGCAGCAGATCATCAACCCCATCAGACGCCACCCTCAGAGAGTGGACCCCAATGGCTACATGATGATGTCCCCCAGTGGCAGCTGCTCCCCTGATATTGGCGGTGGGTCCAGTGGCGGCAGCAGCGTCAGTGTGGCCCTTTCTGGCAGCGGCTATGGGAAGCTGTGGACAAATGGAGTAGGTGGCCACCACGCCCACGCGCTGCCTCATGCCAAGCCCCCAGCGGAGAGCAGCGGTGGCAAGCTCTTGCCCTGCACAGGTGACTACATGAACATGTCACCCGTGGGGGACTCCAACACCAGCAGTCCCTCTGACTGCTACTGTGGCCCCGAGGACCCCCAGCACAAGCCAGTTCTCTCCTACTACTCATTGCCGAGGTCCTTTAAGCACACCCAGCGCCCCGGCGAGCCAGAGGAGGGTGCCCGACACCAGCACCTTCGCCTCTCCTCTAGCTCTGGTCGCCTCCTCTACCCTGCGGCTGCCGAAGATTCGTCCTCTTCCACCAGCAGCGACAGCCTGGGCGGGGGTTACTGTGCGACTAGGCCGGAACCTGgcctcccacatcctcaccatcatGTCCTGCAGCCGCACGGGCCTCGGAAAGTAGACACGGCTGCACAGACCAACAGTCGCCTGGCTCGGCCCACAAGGCTGTCACTGGGGGATCCCAAGGCCAGCACCTTGCCCCGGGCACGAGAGCAGCAACCACTCCAGCAGCAAGTCCTGGTGCATCCTCCAGAGCCCAAGAGCCCAGGGGAGTATGTGAATATTGACTTCGGGAGTGACCAGCGTGGCTACTTACCTGGACCCATGGCTTCCCACGGCCCCCCTTCCGTACGGTGTCCACCCCAGCTCCAGCCAGCTcccagagaggaagagactggcACAGAGGAGTATATGAACATGGACTTGGGGCCAGGCCGGAGGACAACCTGGAAGGAGAGCGGTGCAGTGGAGACGGGTAGAGTGGGCCCTGCACCCCCGGGGGCTGCTAGCGTTTGCAGACCAACCCGGGCAGTGCCTAGCGGCCGGGGTGACTACATGACCATGCAGATGGGTTGTCCCCGTCAGAGTTACGTGGAGACCTCACCTGTGACCCCCATCAGCTACGCTGACATGCGGACAGGCGTTGCTACAGAAGAGGTGAGCTTGCCTGGAGCCACTGCAGCTGCCCCTCCTCCATCCTCAGCGGCATCTGCTCCCCCCACTGCACCTCAAGAAGCAGCAGAGATACCTGGTGCCCACTCTTCTCTGCTGGGGGGCCCGCAGGCACCTGGGGGCATGAGTGCCTTCACCAGGGTTAATCTCAGTCCCAACCGCAACCAGAGTGCCAAAGTGATCCGTGCCGATCCACAAGGGTGCCGGAGGAGGCACAGTTCCGAGACCTTCTCCTCAACACCCACCGCCACCCGGGTGGGCAACACCGTGCCCTGTGGAGCAGGGGCTGCAGGAgcaggcggcggcggcagcgagGATGTGAAACGCCACAGCTGCGCCTCCTTTGAGAATGTGTGGCTAAGACCTGGGGAGCTAGCGGGGGGCCCCAAGGAGACAGCGTGCGGGGCCGCTGGAGGTGTGGAGAATGGCCTTAACTACATAGATCTGGATTTGGTCAAGGACTTCAAACAGCGCCCTCAGGAGCGACCCCCCCAGCCACAAcctccaccacccccagctcctcACCAGCCCCTGGGCAGTAGTGAGGGCAGCGCCCCCAGCCGCTCCAGTGATGATTTAAGCACCTATGCCAGCATCAGTTTCCAGAAGCAGCCAGAGGACCGCCAGTAG